DNA from Paraburkholderia sp. ZP32-5:
CTGGTTGCTGTTCGCGGTGCCGTAGAACGTGCAGGTGCCGTGGCTGTGATATGCGGCGGCTTCCGCTTCGAGCAGCGCGTCGCGGCCGCATTGGCCGGTCGCGAACAGCTGGCGCGTCTTCGCTTTGTCGTCGTTGGACAGGCCGCTCGCCATCGGACCGGCCGGCACGAAAATGGTCGGCAGATGGCCGAATTGCAGTGCGCCGATCAAGAGACCCGGCACGATCTTGTCGCAGATGCCAAGGCACAGCGCCGCGTCGAACATGTTGTGCGTCAGCGCGACCGCCGTGCTCATCGCGATCACTTCGCGCGAGAACAGCGACAGCTCCATGCCGGCGTTGCCCTGCGTGATGCCGTCGCACATCGCCGGCACGCCGCCCGCGAATTGCGCGACGCCGCCGTTTTCACGCGCGGCCTGCTTGATGATGTCCGGATAGCTGATGTACGGCGCATGGGCCGACAGCATCTCGTTGTACGAGGACACGATGCCGATGTTCGGCTGGCGGATCTGCTTGATCGCGAGCTTGTCATTGCCCTCCAGACCCGCGAAGCCGTGGGCCAGGTTCGCGCACGACAGCGCGCCGCGCGCCGGGAAGCGCCCTTGCGCGTGATGGATGCGGGCCAGATACGCGTCACGGGTGGGCTTGCTGCGCTCGATCACGCGGCGCGTGACCTTCAACAATTGCGAATGCGGGGAAACCATCGGAGCTCCTTCGTCGCTGGCGGCTGACACACGCATGAGGCCAGGCGGTATCGCGGGGTGGTCGCGGATTGTCAGGGGTTCTGCTATCGAACGACGCCATCTTAGTAGAAAAACTACATCATCACAATGACGATTTCTGTTGCACCGCGATATCTTGCGATATGCCGCTTCGCCTTACGGGTTATGCTTCAGCACTCAGCGATCAAAACTCAGGGATTACACCTAGACGTCGATATGTAGTTTTTGTACAAGATTTGGTGCGTCGCCAGGCAATCGGATATAGTCCACACGTTCTTCAGCATAGTGCGAGTTTTCCGATGATGCTGTCCCAGGTGGAAGAGATGCGCGACCAGTTGCGCCCGTCCGAGCGCAAGCTGGCCGATTACGTGATCGAGGCGCCGCGCGAGGTGCTCGATCTGTCGATGACCGAGGTCGCCGCGCGCGCCGGCGTCAGCCAGCCGACGATCGCGCGCTTCTGCCACGCGCTCGGTTTCTCGGGTTTTCGCGAATTCAAGATCCGGCTTGCGCAGGGAATCGCCGCCGAGGTGCCCGCGGTCTACCGCGACGTGCGGCCCGACGAGCCGACGCCCGGCGTCGCCGCGAAGGTGCTCGACCGCACCATCGGCGCGCTGATCCAGGTGCGCAACAATCTGTCGTCGGACAGCGTCGCCGCGGCAATCGATATCCTCGCGAAGGCGCGGCGCATCGAGTTTTACGGCGCGGGCGGCTCGGGCATCGCCGCGCTCGACGTGCAGCACAAGTTCTTTCGTCTCGGCATGCCGAGCGTCGCGTATTCGGACCCGCATACGTTCCTGATGTCGGCGGCGCTGCTGGGCGCGGGCGACGTGGTCGTCG
Protein-coding regions in this window:
- a CDS encoding MurR/RpiR family transcriptional regulator, producing MMLSQVEEMRDQLRPSERKLADYVIEAPREVLDLSMTEVAARAGVSQPTIARFCHALGFSGFREFKIRLAQGIAAEVPAVYRDVRPDEPTPGVAAKVLDRTIGALIQVRNNLSSDSVAAAIDILAKARRIEFYGAGGSGIAALDVQHKFFRLGMPSVAYSDPHTFLMSAALLGAGDVVVAISNTGRTRDIIDAAKAALHAGAKVIAITHGNSPLARLATVGLFANVDEDTDIFSPMTSRVSHLAIGDILAVGVALSRGPELVEKLAQTKEVIHRRRVDSQG